The Gemmatimonadota bacterium region GGCCGTAGAGCTCTGCGAGCGCCTCCAGGCCGTAGTGGGCATTCAGGCCGCTCGGATTGGGCAGCGCCCAGATGGCGGTCTCTCCGATGCGGTGGTCCTGCTCGCCCACGCGCGCGGTCGGGCGCCCGAAGCCGGTGCGATAGGCGCCGAGGCCCACGAACGCGAGGACGCGGGGTCGCAGACGGCGGACCTTCCGCGTAAGGCGCTCCGCACCCTTCCGGAACTCGTCGGGATCGAGCTCGTCCGCGCGCGCGGTGGTGCGCATGACGAGGTTCGTGATCCCGATGCCCTTGTCCACGAGCGCGGCCCGGCTCGCGGCGTCGAACCCGGCGCGCACGTCCAGCAGGTCGCGCGTGATCCCCGCCGCGTGCAAGGCTTTGTAGAAGCGATTGCCCGGATGGGCGAAGTGAGCCCCCGACGCCGCCGTCCACAGCCCCGGATTGATCCCGCAGAAGAGCAGGCGCAGACCGGGTCCCACCAGGTCCGGCACGGTCCGGGTCCGGGCGGCCTCCAGCTCCGCGCGCGAGAAGGTGTGGGGGCGCGATGCACCG contains the following coding sequences:
- the mug gene encoding G/U mismatch-specific DNA glycosylase, with protein sequence MPKTPAKKTPAKKTPAKKTPAKKTPAKKTPAKKTPGKKTPGEEARGRRAGASRPHTFSRAELEAARTRTVPDLVGPGLRLLFCGINPGLWTAASGAHFAHPGNRFYKALHAAGITRDLLDVRAGFDAASRAALVDKGIGITNLVMRTTARADELDPDEFRKGAERLTRKVRRLRPRVLAFVGLGAYRTGFGRPTARVGEQDHRIGETAIWALPNPSGLNAHYGLEALAELYGQVAQAAGVALQASRR